In one window of Epinephelus fuscoguttatus linkage group LG20, E.fuscoguttatus.final_Chr_v1 DNA:
- the LOC125880504 gene encoding neurexophilin-1-like gives METFTRWCFVWILMEGTLCLLVLGQSHANFTFSKRTSPELNRDQDPPSQKNLALQTGSLMQNTKLPISRFIPLSKQGLMEVLGRNSQPHSNPSLKIKLRPVMKVHGTSKVSRTFSWGDFYSNIKTVKLNLLIMGKIVDHGNGSLGVYFRHNSTGVGNVSVSLVPPMKEVEFDLERQSVVNPKDSKTFNCRVDYEKTERNKKVMLCNYDPSKTCAQEQIQSHVTWMCSKPFQVICIYVSFYSTDYRLVQKVCPDYNYQSPGAYLPTG, from the exons ATGGAGACGTTCACCAGGTGGTGCTTTGTTTGGATACTTATGGAAGGAACCTTGTGTTTG TTGGTTCTTGGGCAAAGTCACGCCAACTTCACCTTCAGCAAGAGAACATCACCTGAACTCAACAGAGACCAAGACCCTCCTTCACAGAAGAACTTGGCTCTCCAAACAGGGAGTTTGATGCAGAACACCAAACTACCCATCAGCCGCTTTATTCCTCTTTCAAAACAGGGACTCATGGAAGTACTAGGAAGAAACTCCCAGCCACACTCCAACCCATCCTTAAAGATAAAGCTCCGTCCCGTCATGAAAGTCCATGGAACATCCAAAGTCTCCAGGACGTTCAGCTGGGGGGACTTTTACTCAAACATCAAGACTGTCAAACTCAATTTGCTGATAATGGGCAAGATCGTGGATCATGGGAACGGCTCTCTTGGAGTGTACTTCCGCCACAACTCCACAGGTGTGGGCAACGTCTCCGTCAGCCTTGTTCCGCCGATGAAAGAGGTGGAGTTTGATCTAGAGCGCCAAAGCGTGGTTAACCCCAAAGACTCAAAGACATTCAACTGCAGGGTGGACTATGAGAAGACGGAGCGTAACAAAAAGGTGATGCTGTGTAACTATGACCCATCCAAGACGTGCGCTCAGGAGCAGATCCAGAGCCACGTCACCTGGATGTGCTCCAAACCTTTCCAGGTCATCTGCATCTACGTGTCGTTCTACAGCACAGACTACAGACTGGTTCAAAAAGTATGTCcagactacaactaccagagTCCAGGAGCCTACTTGCCCACAGGGTGA